The following are encoded in a window of Esox lucius isolate fEsoLuc1 chromosome 14, fEsoLuc1.pri, whole genome shotgun sequence genomic DNA:
- the si:dkey-220k22.3 gene encoding uncharacterized protein si:dkey-220k22.3 has protein sequence MQHAPSLLRQSSAEIESQTPDCTLSHPQSCESLRVMRMAHHPCLTSLRLFGVVLAALLVNSAFLIWIYSKKGDAQSGMGGGRIDDLAKTTCFLKAIDSEQKSTEIGELEWEERERDPFSLTKNRTHIKVTKAGWYLVFVQATFKLPPGNNTKNLRLQLNFCYPERIDQLASAFDTRQLLKEEQDAHLSFPVIVQMKEGNGLSVLANHRDLIDYELKPMSTFITIIRLSD, from the exons ATGCAACACGCCCCCTCCCTCCTGCGCCAGTCATCAGCAGAAATAGAAAGCCAGACACCTGATTGCACCTTGTCGCATCCACAGTCCTGCGAGAGCCTCAGAGTCATGAGGATGGCTCACCACCCCTGTCTTACGAGCCTCAGACTTTTCGGAGTTGTCCTGGCCGCGCTGCTTGTCAATTCGGCGTTTCTGATCTGGATTTATTCTAAGAAG ggTGACGCACAGTCAGGTATGGGAGGAGGTCGAATTGATG ACTTGGCCAAAACAACCTGTTTCCTTAAAG CAATCGACAGCGAACAGAAGTCTACTGAGATAGGCGAGCTGGAGtgggaggaaagggagagagacccTTTTTCATTGACCAAGAACAGAACCCACATCAAGGTGACCAAGGCAGGCTGGTACCTGGTCTTTGTGCAAGCCACCTTTAAGCTGCCACCAGGGAACAACACCAAGAACCTTCGGCTACAACTGAATTTTTGCTACCCGGAGCGCATAGACCAACTTGCCAGCGCTTTCGACACACGGCAGTTGCTTAAAGAGGAGCAAGACGCCCATCTGAGTTTTCCTGTCATTGTGCAGATGAAGGAGGGAAATGGATTGTCTGTACTGGCAAACCACAGGGACCTGATTGATTATGAGTTGAAACCTATGTCCACTTTCATCACCATTATTAGATTGTCCGACTAA
- the gstt1b gene encoding glutathione S-transferase theta-1b isoform X1, whose translation MVLEMYLDLFSQPCRSVYIFAKKNNIPFDFKQISLLGGEQYGEEFRKINMISKVPAIRDGDFCLGESIAILTYLAEKYKTADHWYPLDLQKRARVNEYLSWQHTAIRMHGSKIFWQKVMIPQVMGVEVSKDRLAGTLEDLEVSLKLIEEKFIEDKPFIAGEQISLADLVAIVEIMQVSGIPLSSQHEFDMANLSLSRS comes from the exons ATGgttttggaaatgtatttagatCTTTTTTCACAGCCATGTCGTTCGGTATATATCTTTGCCAAGAAGAACAACATTCCGTTTGATTTCAAACAAATTTCGCTTTTGGGAG GAGAGCAGTATGGAGAAGAGTTCAGGAAGATTAACATGATTTCAAAAGTTCCTGCAATCCGAGATGGAGACTTCTGCTTGGGTGAAAG CATTGCCATCTTGACCTACCTGGCAGAGAAGTACAAGACCGCAGACCACTGGTACCCATTGGACCTGCAGAAGCGTGCCCGTGTCAATGAATACCTGTCCTGGCAGCACACAGCCATTCGAATGCATGGCTCAAAGATTTTTTGGCAGAAG GTGATGATTCCACAAGTCATGGGTGTGGAGGTCTCCAAGGACCGGCTTGCTGGGACCCTGGAGGACCTGGAGGTCTCGCTGAAACTCATTGAAGAGAAGTTCATCGAGGACAAGCCTTTTATTGCAGGAGAGCAGATCTCATTGGCTGACCTGGTGGCTATTGTTGAGATCATGCAG GTCTCAGGTATCCCCTTATCAAGCCAGCATGAGTTTGACATGGCCAACTTATCACTTTCTCGTTCCTAA
- the p2rx4a gene encoding P2X purinoceptor 4a has translation MMKQRSFCTSLWQCYFEYSTPKILVIRSFKVGTLNRFTQALVIAYIIGYVCVLKKGYQDTDTVLSSVTTKVKGIALTNTSDLGLRIWDVADYVIPPQEENSFFVLTNLIITLNQTQSRCPESNSTGFYCTSDRDCRVGLRDTRGNGVQTGKCVNYSADVKTCEVWAWCPLEMDAEPPVPPMLGDAENFTVLIKNSIRYPKFNFNKRNILPHVNTSYLEHCVFNRITDPDCPIFRLKDMVTEAEEDFQTMAVHGGVMGVQISWECNLDMPSSWCVPKYTFRRLDNKDPVNNVAPGYNFRFAKYYKNGDNQETRTLIKGFGIRFDVMVFGQAGKFNIVPTLVNIGAGLALLGLVTVVCDWIVLTCMTKKNLYMEQKYSYVDDFQLLSSETP, from the exons ATGATGAAACAGAGAAGCTTTTGTACGTCCCTCTGGCAATGTTATTTTGAGTATTCAACACCGAAAATTCTTGTCATAAGGAGCTTCAAGGTTGGAACCCTGAACAGATTTACCCAAGCTTTAGTGATTGCATATATAATCGG GTATGTCTGTGTGCTGAAAAAAGGTTACCAGGACACGGACACAGTCCTTAGCTCTGTCACGACCAAGGTGAAAGGCATTGCCCTGACAAACACCTCCGACCTGGGCCTGCGCATCTGGGATGTGGCAGACTATGTCATCCCGCCACAG GAGGAGAACTCCTTCTTTGTTTTGACAAACCTGATCATCACTCTGAACCAAACCCAGTCACGCTGTCCAGAG AGTAACAGCACAGGTTTTTACTGCACATCAGATAGGGACTGCAGGGTTGGACTCCGTGACACCCGAGGCAACG GTGTTCagactggaaaatgtgttaattatTCAGCTGATGTTAAGACATGTGAAGTTTGGGCTTGGTGCCCGTTGGAGATGGATGCCGAGCCACCAGT TCCTCCGATGCTGGGAGATGCAGAGAACTTCACAGTGCTTATAAAGAACAGCATCCGGTACCCAAAGTTCAACTTCAATAA AAGGAACATCTTACCTCACGTCAACACCAGCTATTTAGAACACTGCGTATTCAATCGAATCACTGACCCAGACTGCCCGATCTTCAGGCTCAAAGACATGGTCACTGAAGCCGAAGAGGACTTTCAGACCATGGCTGTCCAT GGTGGGGTTATGGGTGTCCAGATCAGCTGGGAATGTAATCTAGACATGCCGAGCAGCTGGTGTGTACCGAAGTACACTTTCCGTCGCCTGGACAACAAGGACCCAGTGAATAATGTTGCGCCTGGATACAACTTCAG ATTTGCCAAATACTACAAAAATGGTGACAATCAGGAGACAAGAACATTAATCAAAGGGTTCGGAATACGCTTTGATGTCATGGTTTTTGGTCAG GCTGGAAAATTTAACATAGTACCAACACTGGTGAACATCGGTGCTGGTCTGGCCCTACTTGGCTTG GtgactgttgtttgtgactGGATTGTCCTGACATGCATGACCAAGAAAAACCTTTACATGGAACAGAAATATTCTTATGTTGATGACTTTCAATTG CTTTCCAGTGAAACACCGTGA
- the gstt1b gene encoding glutathione S-transferase theta 1b (The RefSeq protein has 3 substitutions compared to this genomic sequence): MVLEMYLDLFSQPCRSVYIFAKNNNIPFDFKQISLLGGEQYGEEFRKINMISKVPAIRDGDFCLGESIAILTYLAEKYKTADHWYPSDLQKRARVNEYLSWQHTAIRMHGSKIFWQKVMIPQVMGVEVSKDRLAGTLEDLEVSLKLIEEKFIEDKPFIAGEQISLADLVAIVEIMQPVGAGLDVFEGRPKLSAWRDRVQAEVGEELFNEAHQMILTSQEKVKNMDASKMQVFKPKIMKMFF, encoded by the exons ATGgttttggaaatgtatttagatCTTTTTTCACAGCCATGTCGTTCGGTATATATCTTTGCCAAGAAGAACAACATTCCGTTTGATTTCAAACAAATTTCGCTTTTGGGAG GAGAGCAGTATGGAGAAGAGTTCAGGAAGATTAACATGATTTCAAAAGTTCCTGCAATCCGAGATGGAGACTTCTGCTTGGGTGAAAG CATTGCCATCTTGACCTACCTGGCAGAGAAGTACAAGACCGCAGACCACTGGTACCCATTGGACCTGCAGAAGCGTGCCCGTGTCAATGAATACCTGTCCTGGCAGCACACAGCCATTCGAATGCATGGCTCAAAGATTTTTTGGCAGAAG GTGATGATTCCACAAGTCATGGGTGTGGAGGTCTCCAAGGACCGGCTTGCTGGGACCCTGGAGGACCTGGAGGTCTCGCTGAAACTCATTGAAGAGAAGTTCATCGAGGACAAGCCTTTTATTGCAGGAGAGCAGATCTCATTGGCTGACCTGGTGGCTATTGTTGAGATCATGCAG CCTGTCGGTGCCGGCTTGGATGTGTTTGAGGGGAGACCTAAGTTAAGTGCCTGGCGAGATAGGGTTCAGGCAGAGGTTGGTAAGGAGCTGTTTAATGAGGCCCACCAGATGATTCTCACATCCCAGGAAAAGGTCAAGAATATGGATGCCAGCAAGATGCAAGTCTTCAAGCCCAAGATCATGAAAATGTTCTTTTGA